A region from the Candidatus Magasanikbacteria bacterium genome encodes:
- the ybeY gene encoding rRNA maturation RNase YbeY, with product MSVSIYKTVKNTGIKQKVVLSAVKKTLSKIGVKNKDISISFIGRKKMNSLNKRYRKKNRPTDVLSFSAQEGFGIGENSDFGDIFICVPFVEKQAKKQNISYKEECLRMVIHGVLHLAGYDHITKKDEKIMFGIQENILKKMV from the coding sequence ATGAGTGTGAGTATATATAAAACAGTTAAAAATACTGGAATAAAACAAAAAGTTGTTTTAAGTGCTGTGAAAAAAACTTTATCAAAAATTGGTGTAAAAAATAAAGACATAAGCATTAGTTTTATAGGGAGAAAAAAGATGAATAGTTTAAATAAACGATATAGAAAGAAAAATAGACCTACAGATGTTTTATCTTTTTCAGCTCAAGAAGGATTTGGTATTGGTGAAAATAGTGATTTTGGAGATATCTTTATTTGTGTACCTTTTGTAGAAAAACAAGCAAAAAAGCAAAATATAAGCTACAAAGAAGAATGCTTGAGAATGGTAATTCATGGTGTATTGCATCTTGCTGGGTATGACCATATTACAAAAAAAGATGAAAAAATAATGTTTGGTATTCAAGAAAATATTTTAAAGAAAATGGTATGA
- a CDS encoding diacylglycerol kinase — MSVKKIFTSFRNAGRGIIYVFKNEQNFRIQIIVSIFILALLFIFKIKRTEVIVILLLITLVLILEILNSAVEKFADIVKPRLHEQVKIVKDILAAMVLFSAVSSGIIGFIIFLPYVLDFWIN; from the coding sequence ATGAGCGTAAAAAAAATTTTTACAAGTTTTAGAAATGCTGGAAGGGGTATTATTTATGTTTTTAAAAATGAGCAAAATTTTAGAATTCAAATTATAGTATCTATTTTTATTCTAGCTTTACTTTTTATTTTTAAGATAAAGCGTACAGAGGTTATTGTGATTTTACTTCTGATAACATTAGTTTTAATTTTGGAAATTCTAAATAGTGCTGTAGAGAAGTTTGCAGATATTGTAAAACCACGTTTGCACGAGCAGGTAAAAATAGTAAAAGATATATTAGCCGCAATGGTATTATTTTCTGCGGTCAGTTCTGGAATAATTGGGTTTATAATTTTTTTACCGTATGTTTTGGATTTCTGGATAAATTAG